One window of Ammospiza nelsoni isolate bAmmNel1 chromosome 12, bAmmNel1.pri, whole genome shotgun sequence genomic DNA carries:
- the CTSA gene encoding lysosomal protective protein, with protein MRPLPHLQGLPLRAAELRPGAQPQPAARHRCPPGRQMGPVLLSSLLLLGLGWAAPRDHEVTYLPGLSKQPSFRHFSGYLCAGPGKYLHYWFVEAQSDPQNSPLVLWLNGGPGCSSMEGFLKEHGPFLIQPDGVTLKYNEYAWNKIANILYVESPAGVGFSYSDDKKYATNDTEVAHNNYLALKDFFRLFPEYSKNDLFLTGESYGGVYIPTLAEWVMQDPSLNLKGIAVGNGLSSYEINDNSLVYFAYYHGLLGTELWKDLQAYCCSEGKCNFHDNSNLNCTLKMGEMIQIVEESGLNIYNLYAPCDGGVPGSMRYEGDYLITHDLGNSFIRMPLRFSWRQNLFRMPVARKKVRMDPPCTNSTAPSMYLNSPEVRKALHISPEAPEWQVCSFEVNRSYKRLYMQMNEVYLKLLGATKYRILVYNGDVDMACNFLGDEWFVDSLCQKVQVARRPWLYTENGENQIGGFVKEFTNIAFLTVKGAGHMVPTDRPLAAFTMFCRFIKNQPY; from the exons ATGGGGCCAGTGTTGCTGTCgtcgctgctgctgctgggcttgggCTGGGCCGCCCCCCGGGACCATGAGGTGACCTACCTGCCCGGGCTGTCCAAGCAGCCGTCCTTCCGCCACTTCTCGGGCTACCTCTGCGCCGGGCCGGGCAAGTACCTGCACTACTG GTTCGTGGAGGCCCAGAGTGATCCCCAGAACAGCCCCCTGGTGCTGTGGCTGAACGgcggccctggctgcagctccatggaggGCTTCCTCAAGGAGCATGGCCCCTTCCTG ATCCAGCCTGATGGGGTCACACTGAAGTACAATGAGTACGCATGGAACAAG ATTGCCAATATCCTCTATGTGGAGTCTCCTGCTGGTGTCGGCTTCTCATACTCTGATGACAAGAAGTACGCCACAAATGACACGGAG GTTGCTCACAACAACTACCTGGCACTCAAGGATTTCTTCCGGCTCTTCCCCGAGTACTCCAAGAACGATCTCTTCCTCACGGGGGAGAGCTATGGAGGGGTCTACATTCCTACACTGGCAGAGTGGGTGATGCAGGACCCCAGCCTCAATCTGAAG GGAATCGCTGTGGGAAACGGCCTCTCATCTTATGAGATCAATGACAACTCCCTGGTTTACTTTGCCTATTACCACGGGCTGCTGGGGACCGA GCTGTGGAAAGACCTGCAGGCCTATTGCTGCTCCGAGGGGAAGTGCAATTTCCATGACAACTCCAACCTGAATTGCACACTCAAG ATGGGGGAGATGATTCAGATTGTAGAGGAGTCTGGCCTCAATATCTACAACCTCTATGCCCCATGTGATGGAGGTGTCCCCGGGAGCATGAG ATATGAGGGTGATTATCTCATCACACATGACCTGGGCAATTCCTTCATCCGGATGCCACTGAGGTTCTCCTGGCGGCAG AACCTGTTCCGGATGCCAGTGGCCCGAAAGAAGGTCCGGATGGACCCGCCCTGCACCAACTCCACAGCCCCCAGCATGTATCTGAACTCCCCTGAGGTGCGGAAGGCTCTGCACATCTCCCCTGAGGCCCCAGAGTGGCAGGTGTGCAG CTTCGAGGTGAACCGCAGCTACAAGCGCCTGTACATGCAGATGAATGAGGTGTACCTCAAGCTGCTGGGAGCCACG AAATACCGGATCCTGGTGTACAATGGGGATGTTGACATGGCTTGCAACTTTCTCGGGGATGAGTGGTTTGTGGATTCCCTGTGCCAGAAG GTGCAGGTGGCTCGCCGGCCCTGGCTCTACACAGAAAACGGTGAGAACCAGATCGGTGGCTTTGTGAAGGAATTCACCAACATCGCTTTCCTCACTGTCAAG ggagctggccACATGGTGCCCACAGACCGGCCGCTTGCTGCCTTCACCATGTTCTGCCGCTTCATTAAGAACCAGCCTTACTAA
- the PLTP gene encoding phospholipid transfer protein, which translates to MAAGGCLLFLLLPSLVTASHSPPGCKIRITSKGLDLVKQEGLRFVEQELQNITVSDLHGSEGQFQYNISQVKVTDLQLAFSDLNFQPQQHLVFNISNASISLRFRRQLLYWFFYDIGSINASADGVHIYTVLQLAKDEAGRLKISNMTCSASIARMHAGFSGTLRKVYEFLSTFIVTGMRFLLSQQICPSLEHASLVLLNSLLDTVPVRNYVDEHIGIDYSLLRDPSITTDTLELDFKGMFFPRVREDQELENHAVEPVIKETERMVYVAFSEYFFDSAMHSYFQAGVLTIELQGEKVPKDLEVLLRATFFGTIFMLSPSVDAPLQLVLQVSAPPRCTIKPSGTSVSVSAFLNISLVPPDRPPVQLSSMAMETKLSAKVFLQGKALRVQLDLRRFRIYSKQSALESLALFSLQAPLKTLLQLTIMPIINERTKKGVQIPLPEGMDFTREVVTNHAGFLTVGADLHFSKGLREVIEKYRPVPTAAADSSSQPAEPSLDPSSL; encoded by the exons ATGGCTGCCGGCGGCtgcctcctttttctccttctgcctTCGCTGGTCACAGCTTCACACAGCCCTCCTGGCTGTAAGATCCGGATTACTTCCAAGGGGCTGGACCTGG tgaagcaggaggggctgcgctttgtggagcaggagctgcagaacatCACCGTGTCGGACCTGCATGGGAGTGAGGGGCAGTTCCAGTACAACATCAGCCA ggtcAAGGTGACAGACCTGCAGCTGGCCTTTTCAGACCTGAatttccagccccagcagcaccttgtCTTCAACATCAGCAATGCTTCCATTAGCCTACGCTTCCGCAGGCAGCTGCTCTACTGGTTCTT CTATGACATTGGGTCCATCAATGCCTCTGCGGATGGTGTCCACATCTacacagtgctgcagctggccaAGGATGAGGCTGGGCGCCTCAAGATCTCCAATATGACCTGCAGCGCCTCCATAGCAAGAATGCACGCTGGCTTCTCTGGCACACTCAG GAAGGTCTATGAGTTCCTGAGCACCTTCATTGTCACGGGGATGCGCTTCCTCCTCAGCCAGCAG atctgcccatccctggagcatgccagcctggtgctgctgaacTCTTTGCTGGACACAGTGCCTG TGAGAAACTACGTGGATGAGCATATTGGGATTGACTACTCCCTCCTACGGGATCCTTCCATCACCACTGACACCCTTGAGCTCGACTTCAAG GGCATGTTCTTCCCCCGGGTGAGAGAGGACCAGGAGCTGGAGAACCACGCGGTGGAGCCGGTGATCAAGGAGACTGAGCGCATGGTTTATGTTGCCTTCTCCGAGTACTTCTTCGATTCAGCCATGCACTCGTACTTCCAGGCAGGAGTACTGACCATAGAGCTCCAGGGGGAGAAG GTGCCCAAGGACCTGGAGGTTTTGCTGAGAGCCACATTCTTTGGGACTATCTTCATGCTG AGCCCTTCTGTGGATGCTCcgctgcagctggtgctgcaggtctCTGCTCCCCCACGCTGCACCATCAAACCCTCAGGGACCTCAGTTTCTGTCTCTGCTTTCCTGAACATCTCACTGGTGCCCCCGGACCGCCCACCTGTCCAGCTCTCCAGCATGGCCATG gaAACCAAGCTGAGTGCCAAGGTGTTTCTGCAAGGGAAGGCGCTGCGTGTGCAGCTGGACCTACGACG GTTTCGCATCTATTCCAAGCAGTCAGCGCTGGAGTCGCTTGCG CTGTTCTCACTGCAGGCCCCTCTGAagaccctgctgcagctgacCATCATGCCCATCATTAACG agAGGACAAAGAAGGGGGTGCAGATCCCACTGCCCGAAGGCATGGACTTCACCAGGGAGGTGGTCACCAATCACGCG ggaTTCCTCACAGTGGGAGCTGATCTCCACTTCTCCAAGGGGCTGCGGGAGGTGATTGAGAAATACCGCCCGGTGCCAACTGCCGCTGCCgactccagctcccagcctgcagagcccagcctggatCCCAGCTCACTCTAG
- the NEURL2 gene encoding neuralized-like protein 2: protein MAARCRLVARFHHIHGTNIRLDASHTQATRVESFANGLCFSQEPLAPGQIFLVEIEEKELGWCGHLRVGLTAHDPQSLEVVPEYSLPDLVSLGDTWVFAITRNHNRVVLEGEQAQPRGRPWEPFLLIERVRIPRDTLVGRSRPGRYSHILDELFKTNVLPATARRSRIGVLYAPQPDGTADMHIVINGEDMGPSARGLPASRPLYAVIDVFASTKSVRVIPVDYGFPSLQTLCRLVIQKHIVHRLAIDGLDLPPLLKSSCQHE, encoded by the exons ATGGCTGCCCGGTGCCGGCTTGTTGCACGCTTCCACCACATCCACGGCACCAACATCCGCCTGGACGCCTCGCACACACAAGCCACGCGGGTGGAAAGCTTCGCCAACGGGCTCTGCTTCAGCCAGGAGCCTCTGGCACCCGGGCAGATCTTCCTGGTGGAGAttgaggagaaggagctgggctggtgcgGGCACTTGCGCGTGGGACTGACAGCTCATGACCCCCAGAGCCTGGAGGTAGTGCCTGAGTACTCGCTGCCGGACCTGGTCAGcctgggggacacctgggtgTTTGCCATCACCCGCAACCACAACCGCGTGGTGCTGGAGGGGGAGCAGGCGCAGCCGCGGGGGCGGCCCTGGGAGCCCTTCTTGCTGATCGAGCGGGTGCGGATCCCGCGGGACACGCTGGTGGGGCGCAGCCGGCCCGGCCGCTACAGCCACATCCTGGATGAGCTGTTCAAGACGAACGTGCTGCCCGCCACCGCCCGGCGCAGCCGCATCGGGGTGCTGTACGCCCCGCAGCCCGACGGCACCGCCGACATGCACATCGTCATCAACGGCGAGGACATGGGCCCGAGCGCCCGCGGCCTGCCCGCCTCACGCCCGCTCTACGCCGTCATCGACGTCTTTGCCTCCACCAAGAGCGTCCGGGTGATCCCCGTGGATTATGGCT TTCCTTCCCTGCAGACGCTGTGCCGGTTGGTTATCCAGAAACACATTGTGCACCGCCTGGCCATCGATGGCCTGGACTTGCCCCCGCTACTCAAGAGCTCCTGCCAACATGAGTGA